ccgggactggacaaagatatCTTAACTacgaaagaaaggcaattagctgcatcaacagtggcatggccactgttaaatgctttaaatcaagcagagacagcTGTCAAAGAGGAGCACTCAGGCAGATAACAGACATGAACGAAATGAAGTCTAACATGCAAGCCTGTGGCATTCCCACAAAATCATAGCTTTCCAAGAATAAAATGTGATGGCCTCTAGAAGTTTGAAGCAtcgctgctgccagcagccctgctgatttTGGCTACTCTCACTACATTCAAAAACTGGAAAAGCCCACTTTCAGGCAAGATccatggagtgctgcagcctAGATGGGCTTTTTCTCTCACTTAAAATCCTTCAACATTAAGCTTACCTGGCGTACAAAGTCACTAACTATTCTGTGAAATGTGGTATTCTTGAATCCACAAACCTTTCTCCCCCATGCACAGGGCCCTGATATCTTCAGCCGTTCGAGGGacaatatttgaaaggagctCCATGGTTGTGTGTTCTAAAGGTTCATCGCTGgcagaaacattaaaatacacAACGGGGTTGGTGTTCTttgacagctctgctgccagtgAGAGGTGGCccttctgcagctctgacaAACTTTGCTGGCATTCTTCAAATCTCCTCTTGAAAGAATTAGCCAGTTCTTGAACTTTAAATCTGACCACAAATTGCTCTACTTTCACTTTACCATCTGAAAACAAATCCAAGAAGAGGTTTCCTTAGCTCTACTCATTGTAGCCAGAGATCTGTAGCTTTTGTTCTGTATAATCTCCAGGgtaaaacaaagccaaacaaacTGCAGAAGATACTGAAAGGAACTGTAAAAACCACTCAATTGACTCACCAGCATCATCTGTAGCTGTCCAAATTAAAACACTGTTTGATGTTTCAGAGGGCACCAAGTTTACTTCTTCAGTGATGACTTGCTTTGCACACACCTCAAGAACTTGGTCCCTTCTCATAAGGGTCCTGTAATACTTCTTCTGTGTCTGGAAGAGGACCTTTAGCTCTCCAAGAGCGCGCTCCTtccactgagcagcatctctggCCAACTGTAAAGTTCTGCCCTCTCTTTGAAGAGAATTCCTTCATATTCTTCTCTAGAACTTAACTTCCACCTAAAACACAGCACAGTAATGCGTGATATCCCCAGAAGTTGTTGTCACCAACAACACTGTTACAATTCTGACATCACATAATGCAAAATTAttcaatgttttcctttcttctgtggCTTTGTACCCACAGCTCTACAGACACTCATCATGCACTGAAGTGAATCAAAAGCCCTGCCTTCTCAAAATGTAAGAGCCCAACAGATTTCAgcatttgaaattcattttagcAATGCAACACTACCTGCACCACACTGCATAggaagttgtttggtttttttaagcTATCAAGTGTGCTGGCGTATTTCCCGATGAAATTTCAGGTCTGCTGAATGATGTGCGAAGTGATAACGCAGCACTGTTAACATTCCAGGTGTTCCCCTCCTAAAGActgttaaataatttaaaactggCATTTGATCAGAATAAGAATCAACTGAAAATTATAAATGGAGGGCTCACAGCTGCATATCCTCCTCACTTTATATGTGCACATTACTGGCTTTTAACATCCTTCAATTAACACATCTTCCAAAGCTAAAGAAAAACTtggaagaactgaagaaacGTGTGACAGACAAGCATTTCTGGTGGGAGAAGTGacactgaaggagaaaaagaacaggtaatgcaagaaagaaaaccacagaaatcATAATATGATTAACAGATAAGGAAAGGCAAATAGGATAttgaagaaagaggaaaatgacattttgcaGACTTCATCAGATTAGTAGTTCCAATTAAAGGACACTACATACTGTTTATTTGTGCTCTATCGGTCTTGCTTAATCATTATATTAATCTGCAA
The Meleagris gallopavo isolate NT-WF06-2002-E0010 breed Aviagen turkey brand Nicholas breeding stock unplaced genomic scaffold, Turkey_5.1 ChrUn_random_7180001937497, whole genome shotgun sequence genome window above contains:
- the LOC104916743 gene encoding LOW QUALITY PROTEIN: E3 SUMO-protein ligase RanBP2 (The sequence of the model RefSeq protein was modified relative to this genomic sequence to represent the inferred CDS: inserted 1 base in 1 codon), with amino-acid sequence QLLGISRITVLCFRWKLSSREEYEGILFKERAELYSWXRDAAQWKERALGELKVLFQTQKKYYRTLMRRDQVLEVCAKQVITEEVNLVPSETSNSVLIWTATDDADGKVKVEQFVVRFKVQELANSFKRRFEECQQSLSELQKGHLSLAAELSKNTNPVVYFNVSASDEPLEHTTMELLSNIVPRTAEDIRALCMGEKGEFIIGHAIKAMNNHRHPECFCCDICQQVLASIGFVKNAGRKELIADAREPKGE